One part of the Tunicatimonas pelagia genome encodes these proteins:
- a CDS encoding sulfatase-like hydrolase/transferase has product MRLSQFLPRHSKIKHPTALVTLLALLLPIVTWAQTTSEATPPNVVLFLADDLGYGDISFEGNQALETPGIDRIAREGLRFTRFYQSAGACAPTRASLLTGRDHLTTGVWGVHWGRDFMHRDEHTLGNLFQRAGYRTGAFGKWHNGKTWAYYSWNRGFDVGVHPRLYDYYDAQVLFNNKIVRVAGPVPNVLGDQATKFIRKNQDRPFFCYLPFLSIHGSHNCPDDLFQKFKAQGFSDHVARVLGMTEQMDKNVQRVLETLDELRLADNTIVIFMVDDGPSGAPDHQLKRRMNAEESAERAALWGYHLKGTKATIWEGGVKSPCYVRWPRKIKAGRQVDTIAGVLDIYPTLADMCDIAFPPDQKTLDGKSLYPLIKGEDTSELLANRTYFDNTNLYLIEEDQFDRSAPRLRDISVQHQAYKLVRKDNYLNGRDTVTYFLHNVIDDPQETENLATAQPELTDSLKRSVNRWYQNITASGRTFQPAVYWVGHWEERSSPINADGVSQVYGDLERTGPGKFYFTNWASPGDGLSYQLHVADSGDYQVELLISPSDSSSQATMKVFTEYDTIVGSVDKKPATSLFNQALTLPSGKQVLTILLEDTLSPSSGLTQLKGIVLHRVAQESDQVLVNAGITLSIGDSLIAKSTLAQETVDFLFRLGRPVYPLVQHENFTITPFADNPEVIHSVKYFIDFELVKVTSSPDHRFRHSFKDKGQYTINAEFSDTKGVKNSSRILVEVI; this is encoded by the coding sequence ATGAGACTGAGCCAATTTTTGCCCCGCCACTCTAAAATAAAACACCCAACGGCGTTAGTAACCTTGCTCGCCCTACTACTACCAATAGTGACTTGGGCTCAGACGACTAGCGAAGCAACGCCTCCCAATGTCGTGCTTTTTCTGGCGGACGACCTAGGCTACGGCGACATTAGTTTTGAAGGAAATCAGGCGTTAGAAACTCCCGGCATTGACCGTATTGCCCGGGAGGGGCTTCGGTTTACTCGCTTCTACCAAAGTGCTGGGGCGTGTGCCCCCACCCGAGCCTCTTTGCTTACAGGTCGCGACCATTTGACTACCGGGGTGTGGGGAGTACACTGGGGGCGGGACTTTATGCACCGGGATGAACACACGCTGGGTAACTTGTTCCAGCGGGCGGGTTACCGGACGGGAGCCTTTGGCAAGTGGCACAACGGCAAAACTTGGGCTTACTATAGTTGGAACCGGGGCTTCGACGTGGGGGTCCACCCTCGCCTTTACGATTACTACGACGCGCAAGTGCTGTTCAACAACAAGATCGTGCGCGTAGCTGGCCCCGTACCGAACGTGCTGGGTGACCAGGCAACCAAGTTTATCCGGAAAAACCAAGACCGTCCGTTCTTTTGCTATCTTCCATTTCTCTCGATACACGGTTCGCACAACTGCCCTGATGACCTGTTTCAGAAATTCAAAGCCCAAGGCTTTAGTGACCATGTGGCAAGGGTGCTGGGTATGACTGAGCAAATGGACAAAAATGTGCAGCGCGTATTAGAAACGCTGGACGAGCTTCGCTTGGCCGACAACACTATCGTAATTTTTATGGTGGATGATGGCCCCTCCGGTGCCCCCGACCATCAGCTAAAGCGCCGTATGAACGCCGAAGAATCTGCGGAAAGGGCTGCCCTATGGGGGTACCACCTCAAAGGCACCAAAGCTACCATCTGGGAAGGGGGTGTAAAGTCGCCTTGCTACGTACGCTGGCCCCGAAAAATAAAGGCCGGACGACAGGTTGACACGATTGCGGGAGTGCTGGACATCTACCCCACCCTGGCGGACATGTGTGATATTGCCTTCCCGCCCGATCAAAAAACATTAGACGGAAAAAGTTTGTACCCGCTGATTAAAGGCGAAGACACCTCCGAACTACTGGCTAACCGTACCTACTTTGACAATACCAATCTGTATCTGATTGAAGAAGATCAGTTTGACAGAAGTGCCCCCCGGTTACGTGATATTTCGGTGCAGCATCAGGCGTACAAACTCGTACGAAAAGACAACTACCTAAACGGACGAGATACGGTGACCTATTTCCTGCATAACGTGATCGACGATCCGCAGGAGACCGAAAATCTAGCTACAGCCCAGCCTGAACTGACAGACAGCTTAAAACGCTCAGTTAATCGGTGGTACCAAAACATAACAGCTTCAGGGCGGACGTTTCAACCTGCTGTGTATTGGGTGGGGCACTGGGAAGAGCGAAGCAGCCCTATTAACGCAGATGGTGTTAGCCAAGTGTACGGCGACCTGGAAAGAACCGGACCTGGCAAGTTCTATTTTACCAACTGGGCTTCGCCGGGCGATGGCCTGAGCTATCAACTGCACGTAGCCGATAGCGGAGACTACCAAGTTGAGCTGCTGATTTCGCCGTCAGATAGCAGCTCCCAGGCTACTATGAAGGTATTCACCGAATACGATACCATTGTGGGGTCGGTAGATAAAAAACCTGCTACCTCGCTGTTCAACCAAGCGCTCACCTTGCCTTCGGGCAAACAAGTACTCACGATCTTATTAGAAGACACTCTCTCGCCAAGCAGCGGGCTCACTCAACTGAAAGGAATTGTGTTGCACCGAGTGGCTCAGGAAAGCGATCAGGTATTGGTAAATGCAGGTATAACACTCTCAATTGGTGATTCTCTAATCGCTAAAAGTACGCTCGCTCAAGAAACGGTTGATTTCCTCTTTCGCTTAGGTCGCCCGGTATACCCGTTGGTTCAACATGAGAACTTTACCATTACTCCCTTTGCCGACAATCCGGAGGTGATCCACTCTGTAAAATACTTCATTGATTTTGAATTAGTAAAGGTAACAAGCTCGCCCGACCATCGCTTTCGACATTCATTCAAGGATAAGGGACAATACACAATCAACGCCGAATTTAGCGACACCAAAGGAGTGAAAAATTCCTCACGGATATTGGTAGAGGTGATATGA
- a CDS encoding T9SS type A sorting domain-containing protein, translating into MTPNDNLNNAINNASPGDVLLVQPGKYDRIDISNVNGTASNPIVIKSSDPGQLVRIDGNGQGKIGTIKNCRYLVFERIQFRDGDLGVEVFGSDHLIFKECQIINTGGFGLKMRNRSNSSVTDREDQSHHIDWLGGKVSETGQNNGGKFGEGIYVAQAQQAQDPTHNIWIEGAEISNTNGGEAVNIKAEAYRVMIKNCTIKNVEIYAVGGGQTNDCAIGVEAGNSGVHNAEVDSEVWVVGSTIDGVRSITGQPSRAGGILVYNNPGVRIKNNIIKNVQGRGIEGFGNDRDYTNYRFNNTFINTGLGNVSNSNQMILLNQDPGNPSFGPQTWYDDVDSDPNPGPTCGPVINWQNNSLATQDGNFTATWNMTPNGNNMDGALGLSDGAASAWSDLAITIRFNANGQLDARNGAAYAADASVNYQAGTTYAIRTEVDLASHTYDVFVTPDGGGEIPLATNFAFRTEQQNIPQLTHRVINTVSCDLTIANFAVSSNGGGPDPNPSDLSGTYFLENRDAGRRMQSPSGAGGDMFLGSATGSGDAYRFTLVAVAGEEDTYFIESVLTGFRLSPDGGSSQAGKVIEAYSGGGNRVKWKVFAAEADYFFLESKLSSGSNLLKMRNDNCADGQNTKVETHVGTGNCTQWKLIPTTNARIASGKSNKIVEKGELSNLAGVRLYPNPAHEALHLQLDGEYSYSIYDLHSQQLLQSGKGQNRTAINVSNFQPGLYILNIVIGSKELIKRKLMVK; encoded by the coding sequence ATTACCCCAAACGATAATCTCAACAATGCTATCAATAATGCTTCGCCGGGGGATGTGTTGCTAGTACAACCCGGCAAGTATGATCGAATCGACATCAGCAATGTAAACGGTACGGCCAGCAACCCAATTGTTATCAAATCATCCGATCCTGGACAGCTTGTACGCATCGATGGCAACGGCCAGGGTAAAATTGGTACCATCAAAAACTGCCGATATCTTGTATTCGAGCGAATTCAATTTAGAGATGGTGACTTGGGTGTTGAAGTGTTTGGTAGCGACCATCTTATTTTTAAAGAATGTCAGATCATCAACACAGGAGGCTTCGGGCTCAAAATGCGTAATCGGAGTAACTCCTCAGTGACTGACCGTGAAGACCAGTCACACCACATTGATTGGTTAGGTGGCAAAGTATCGGAAACCGGTCAAAATAACGGTGGGAAGTTTGGTGAGGGAATCTATGTTGCCCAAGCCCAGCAGGCACAAGACCCTACCCATAATATTTGGATAGAAGGAGCCGAAATATCCAATACCAACGGAGGAGAGGCGGTCAATATTAAGGCAGAAGCCTATCGGGTGATGATTAAAAATTGCACCATTAAAAATGTAGAAATCTACGCAGTAGGTGGCGGTCAAACTAACGACTGCGCTATCGGTGTGGAAGCAGGTAATAGTGGTGTCCATAACGCGGAGGTCGATAGCGAAGTATGGGTGGTAGGAAGTACTATTGATGGAGTACGTAGCATTACCGGACAACCTTCGCGAGCGGGAGGTATCTTGGTCTACAATAATCCTGGGGTTAGAATCAAAAATAATATTATCAAAAATGTGCAAGGGCGGGGTATTGAAGGATTTGGTAACGATCGAGATTACACCAACTATCGCTTTAATAATACCTTCATCAACACTGGTTTAGGAAATGTTAGTAACTCAAATCAGATGATTTTGCTCAATCAAGACCCCGGTAATCCTTCTTTTGGTCCCCAAACCTGGTACGATGATGTTGACTCCGATCCGAACCCGGGGCCCACTTGCGGCCCAGTAATTAATTGGCAGAACAATAGCTTGGCTACCCAAGATGGCAACTTCACCGCCACCTGGAACATGACCCCCAACGGCAACAATATGGACGGTGCCCTCGGACTCTCCGATGGTGCCGCTTCCGCCTGGTCCGATCTGGCTATCACCATCCGGTTCAATGCTAACGGACAACTTGATGCCCGCAATGGCGCAGCCTACGCAGCCGATGCTTCAGTCAACTACCAGGCCGGTACTACCTACGCTATCCGTACCGAAGTAGACCTGGCCAGCCACACCTACGATGTGTTCGTTACCCCCGACGGAGGTGGTGAAATACCGCTAGCCACCAACTTCGCTTTCCGCACTGAACAACAGAATATTCCCCAGCTCACTCACAGAGTTATCAACACCGTTAGCTGCGATCTTACCATAGCCAACTTCGCCGTCAGTAGCAATGGAGGAGGACCCGACCCTAATCCTAGCGACCTGAGTGGTACTTACTTCTTAGAGAACCGCGATGCGGGTAGACGGATGCAGAGCCCGAGTGGAGCGGGGGGCGATATGTTCTTAGGATCTGCTACGGGTAGCGGCGATGCTTATCGGTTTACATTAGTGGCCGTAGCTGGGGAAGAAGATACCTACTTCATTGAAAGTGTGCTTACTGGCTTCCGACTTAGCCCTGATGGGGGCAGCAGTCAGGCAGGCAAGGTGATAGAAGCCTATTCCGGTGGGGGCAATAGGGTCAAATGGAAGGTCTTCGCTGCCGAAGCAGACTACTTCTTCCTGGAAAGCAAACTCTCTTCGGGTAGCAACTTACTCAAGATGCGCAACGATAACTGTGCCGATGGACAAAACACCAAGGTAGAGACCCACGTGGGCACTGGCAATTGCACCCAGTGGAAGCTTATTCCTACCACCAACGCCAGAATAGCTAGTGGCAAAAGCAATAAGATAGTAGAGAAAGGTGAGCTGAGTAATCTAGCCGGAGTACGGTTGTATCCCAATCCGGCGCATGAGGCATTGCACTTACAACTTGACGGCGAGTACTCCTATTCCATTTACGATCTACACAGCCAACAACTCCTACAGTCTGGTAAGGGTCAAAACCGGACAGCTATCAATGTTAGCAATTTTCAGCCAGGGCTTTATATATTAAACATTGTGATAGGTTCTAAAGAGTTGATCAAAAGAAAGTTAATGGTAAAATAA